The proteins below come from a single Deltaproteobacteria bacterium genomic window:
- the tmk gene encoding dTMP kinase, with protein sequence MTLIALEGIDGAGTTTQARRLAGALATDGWPVHLTRQPSDGPIGRLLRDLLAGAHAPVDRVTMALLFAADRADHLHREVTPALARGAVVISDRWYHSSLAYQGGADARDWVRTINRHARAPDLTIFLEVRPEVAAARRAAAGRAEELYDRLDTQRQIAANYRDVLAELDGERIEIVDGEQPPDAVAARVVELARAVCGRRRSA encoded by the coding sequence ATGACGCTGATCGCACTCGAGGGCATCGACGGCGCCGGCACGACGACGCAGGCGCGACGACTCGCCGGCGCGCTCGCAACCGACGGCTGGCCGGTTCATCTCACTCGCCAACCGAGCGACGGTCCGATCGGTCGTCTGCTCCGCGACCTGCTCGCGGGGGCGCACGCGCCGGTCGACCGCGTGACGATGGCGCTGTTGTTCGCGGCCGACCGCGCCGACCACCTGCACCGCGAGGTCACGCCGGCGCTCGCACGCGGAGCCGTGGTCATATCCGACCGCTGGTACCACTCGTCGCTCGCCTACCAGGGCGGCGCCGACGCGCGGGACTGGGTTCGCACCATCAACCGGCACGCGCGCGCGCCAGATCTCACGATCTTTCTCGAAGTGCGCCCCGAAGTCGCCGCCGCACGGCGTGCCGCCGCCGGACGTGCGGAGGAGCTGTACGACCGCCTCGACACGCAGCGCCAGATCGCCGCGAACTACCGCGACGTGCTGGCCGAGTTGGACGGCGAGCGCATCGAGATCGTCGACGGCGAACAGCCGCCGGACGCGGTCGCCGCGCGCGTCGTCGAACTCGCGCGCGCGGTGTGCGGCCGCCGGAGGTCCGCGTGA